Proteins encoded by one window of Vitis riparia cultivar Riparia Gloire de Montpellier isolate 1030 chromosome 11, EGFV_Vit.rip_1.0, whole genome shotgun sequence:
- the LOC117925511 gene encoding uncharacterized protein LOC117925511, translating into MIMGIQKPAWLEALYTQKFFVSCSIHETAKKNEKNILCLDCCTSICPHCLQFHRFHRLVQVRRYVYHDVVRLEDLEKLIDCSNVQAYTINSAKVVFIKKRPQNRQFKGSGNYCTSCDRSLQEPYIHCSLGCKVDFLLKHNKDLSPYLRTCHSLQLSPDFLVPPDMGEDEMTNETPHSTIVDCDEPMSSSSGSSGSENMSMMCTEIVRKKRSGLYVCGRSASKVSEEDMATSMSRRKGIPHRSPMC; encoded by the exons ATGATCATG GGAATTCAGAAACCAGCATGGTTGGAAGCCCTCTACACCCAGAAATTCTTCGTGAGTTGCTCAATTCATGAAACTGcaaagaagaatgagaagaatATCCTTTGTTTGGATTGTTGCACCAGTATTTGCCCTCATTGCTTGCAGTTCCATCGCTTCCATAGGCTTGTTCAGGTTCGTCGTTATGTGTATCATGATGTTGTCAGATTGGAAGACCTCGAGAAGCTCATAGACTGTTCAAATGTTCAG GCCTATACTATTAATAGCGCAAAAGTGGTGTTCATCAAGAAACGACCTCAGAATAGGCAGTTTAAAGGGTCTGGAAACTATTGTACTTCCTGTGACAGGAGCCTCCAAGAACCTTATATCCACTGCTCTCTTGGCTGCAAG GTGGACTTTTTGCTGAAACACAACAAAGACCTCTCCCCATACTTGAGGACATGCCACTCTCTACAACTCAGTCCAGACTTCTTGGTCCCTCCAGACATGGGAGAGGATGAGATGACCAATGAGACACCCCACTCGACGATCGTGGACTGCGATGAGCCAATGAGCTCGTCTTCGGGCTCTTCCGGTTCGGAGAACATGAGCATGATGTGCACTGAGATAGTCCGAAAGAAGCGGAGTGGACTGTATGTGTGTGGAAGATCAGCTAGTAAGGTTTCAGAAGAGGACATGGCTACAAGCATGAGTAGAAGAAAAGGCATTCCTCATAGATCTCCTATGTGTTag
- the LOC117924602 gene encoding uncharacterized methyltransferase At2g41040, chloroplastic-like isoform X2 has product MAMAASFLHQPVFPKYPFLLHKSQFISRPQISSLPFPSRFRASSAVALEPESSPQLNNDMDFDLFSCPVCYEPLIRKGPPGLNLPAIYRSGFKCKTCNKSYSSKDMYLDLTITAGSKAYNEAQPVRTELFRSPLVSFLYERGWRQNFNLRGFPGPDEEFKMAQEYFKPAAGGLLVDVSCGSGLFSRKFAESGTYSGVVALDFSENMLRQCYDFIKKDNPSLTTNLALVRADISRLPFSSGSVDAVHAGAALHCWPSPSNAVAEITRILRSGGIFVGTTFLRPTYTNSSIPAILRPFRQSILQTSNYLTEKEIEDLCRSCALINYTSTIQQSFIMFSAQKA; this is encoded by the exons ATGGCGATGGCTGCTTCATTTCTCCACCAACCCGTATTTCCAAAGTACCCTTTCCTTCTTCACAAATCCCAATTCATTTCTCGCCCCCAAATTTCCTCTCTGCCCTTCCCCTCGAGATTTCGAGCCAGCTCAGCAGTTGCTCTTGAACCG GAATCAAGCCCTCAGCTGAATAATGATATGGATTTTGACTTGTTTTCATGTCCAGTATGTTATGAACCACTAATCAGAAAAGGCCCTCCAGGTCTTAACTT GCCAGCAATCTACAGGTCTGGTTTCAAATGTAAGACTTGCAATAAGTCATATTccagcaaagacatgtatctggATCTCACTATTACTGCTGGGTCAAAGGCCTACAATGAAGCTCAACCAGTTAGAACTGAGTTATTCCG GAGTCCACTTGTTTCATTTTTGTACGAAAGAGGCTGGCGTCAAAATTTTAACCTGAGGGGTTTCCCTGGTCCTGATGAGGAG TTCAAAATGGCTCAAGAGTACTTTAAACCTGCAGCAGGTGGGCTTCTGGTAGATGTCAGCTGTGGGAGTGGCTTGTTTTCTCGAAAATTTGCAGAATCTGGGACCTATTCTGGAGTTGTTGCACTTGATTTTTCCGAAAATATGCTTCGTCAATGTTATGATTTCATTAAGAAAGATAACCCTAGTTTAACAAC TAATCTTGCTCTTGTTAGAGCAGATATTTCTAGGCTTCCCTTTTCATCAGGTTCAGTTGATGCTGTTCATGCCGGTGCAGCTTTACACTGTTGGCCATCACCTTCTAATGCA GTTGCTGAAATCACTCGTATATTACGAAGTGGAGGTATCTTTGTAGGAACTACTTTTCTACGACCCACTTACACCAATTCCTCCATTCCTGCAATATTAAGGCCTTTCAGACAG TCTATTCTTCAAACCTCCAACTATCTGACAGAGAAGGAGATTGAAGACCTGTGCAGATCATGCGCCCTTATCAACTACACAAGCACAATTCAGCAATCATTCATCATGTTTTCCGCACAGAAGGCTTGA
- the LOC117924688 gene encoding E3 ubiquitin-protein ligase MBR2-like, with protein MGEDCESSRRINFGGASSNQLLEGTQNSSQRKGGFGLLAISESNRAQGNSMSEPTCSASSWRSPEFDQLILDQTSKPISQISNKGNFFSVYLTDCEQVQHPERSSAMSSSIANQSSTRSVVSRRSPLPLSVGNAGCIARAISETSSLTLSWILQHIESIFSGSGTCNTPFVSSILLRHISLSRIPRGIPNIIQRSFLPASGGGNSTSQLSPPTSSHNIELRNGSDMEHMRRQLLESALYMHRLADRLLDGSMSLMILTSGNEVNFRLVSEDVQEFSQLPLFYTTEMHDRYRDMRLDVDNMSYEELLALEDHMGYANTGLSEEEVLESLKHTKYFLFGEENASKECCSICQEDYVEDDELGVLDCDHSFHSACIQQWLRSKNLCPICKSTGLSTTGLVLSQIHSL; from the exons ATGGGGGAAGACTGTGAATCAAGTAGAAGGATAAACTTTGGAGGTGCATCTAGTAATCAGCTTTTGGAAGGAACCCAGAATTCTTCTCAAAGGAAGGGTGGTTTTGGATTGCTAGCCATTTCTGAATCCAATAGGGCTCAAGGAAATTCCATGTCTGAACCT ACATGTTCAGCTTCTTCTTGGAGATCACCTGAGTTTGATCAGCTGATATTAGATCAAACTTCGAAACCAATCAGCCAAATTTCAAACAAGGGAAACTTTTTTTCGGTTTATCTGACAGATTGCGAGCAAGTTCAGCACCCTGAAAGATCTAGCGCAATGTCTAGTTCGATTGCAAATCAGTCATCAACAAGATCAGTAGTTTCTAGAAGGAGCCCACTTCCACTCTCAGTGGGCAATGCAGGCTGTATAGCCAGAGCCATTTCTGAAACTTCAAGTCTCACCTTGTCATGGATACTTCAGCATATTGAAAGCATCTTTTCTGGTTCTGGAACTTGCAACACTCCATTTGTCAGTTCCATTCTTCTTCGCCATATTTCTCTTTCTCGAATTCCTCGTGGGATACCTAATATTATACAAAGATCCTTTTTGCCTGCCTCTGGGGGTGGAAATTCCACATCTCAACTGAGCCCTCCTACATCCTCACACAATATTGAGTTGCGGAATGGGAGTGACATGGAGCATATGAGGAGGCAACTTCTGGAATCAGCTTTATATATGCATAGGCTGGCTGATAGGTTGTTAGATGGTTCCATGTCGTTAATGATTCTAACATCAGGCAATGAGGTGAACTTCAGGCTTGTATCCGAG GATGTTCAAGAATTTAGCCAATTACCATTATTTTATACAACAGAGATGCATGACCGTTACAGAGACATGAGGCTTGATGTGGATAACATGTCCTATGAG GAGCTCCTGGCCCTGGAAGATCATATGGGGTATGCCAATACTGGTTTGTCTGAGGAAGAAGTTCTGGAATCCCTCAAACATactaaatactttttatttggaGAAGAGAATGCTAGTAAAGAATGTTGCAGCATCTGCCAG GAGGACTATGTGGAAGACGATGAATTGGGAGTACTGGATTGTGACCATAGCTTCCATAGTGCTTGTATTCAACAGTGGCTAAGAAGCAAAAATCTCTGCCCAATATGCAAATCTACTGGTTTATCTACAACAGGGCTTGTACTCTCACAGATTCATAGTCTGTAA
- the LOC117924602 gene encoding uncharacterized methyltransferase At2g41040, chloroplastic-like isoform X1 encodes MAMAASFLHQPVFPKYPFLLHKSQFISRPQISSLPFPSRFRASSAVALEPESSPQLNNDMDFDLFSCPVCYEPLIRKGPPGLNLPAIYRSGFKCKTCNKSYSSKDMYLDLTITAGSKAYNEAQPVRTELFRSPLVSFLYERGWRQNFNLRGFPGPDEEFKMAQEYFKPAAGGLLVDVSCGSGLFSRKFAESGTYSGVVALDFSENMLRQCYDFIKKDNPSLTTMCSNLALVRADISRLPFSSGSVDAVHAGAALHCWPSPSNAVAEITRILRSGGIFVGTTFLRPTYTNSSIPAILRPFRQSILQTSNYLTEKEIEDLCRSCALINYTSTIQQSFIMFSAQKA; translated from the exons ATGGCGATGGCTGCTTCATTTCTCCACCAACCCGTATTTCCAAAGTACCCTTTCCTTCTTCACAAATCCCAATTCATTTCTCGCCCCCAAATTTCCTCTCTGCCCTTCCCCTCGAGATTTCGAGCCAGCTCAGCAGTTGCTCTTGAACCG GAATCAAGCCCTCAGCTGAATAATGATATGGATTTTGACTTGTTTTCATGTCCAGTATGTTATGAACCACTAATCAGAAAAGGCCCTCCAGGTCTTAACTT GCCAGCAATCTACAGGTCTGGTTTCAAATGTAAGACTTGCAATAAGTCATATTccagcaaagacatgtatctggATCTCACTATTACTGCTGGGTCAAAGGCCTACAATGAAGCTCAACCAGTTAGAACTGAGTTATTCCG GAGTCCACTTGTTTCATTTTTGTACGAAAGAGGCTGGCGTCAAAATTTTAACCTGAGGGGTTTCCCTGGTCCTGATGAGGAG TTCAAAATGGCTCAAGAGTACTTTAAACCTGCAGCAGGTGGGCTTCTGGTAGATGTCAGCTGTGGGAGTGGCTTGTTTTCTCGAAAATTTGCAGAATCTGGGACCTATTCTGGAGTTGTTGCACTTGATTTTTCCGAAAATATGCTTCGTCAATGTTATGATTTCATTAAGAAAGATAACCCTAGTTTAACAAC AATGTGCAGTAATCTTGCTCTTGTTAGAGCAGATATTTCTAGGCTTCCCTTTTCATCAGGTTCAGTTGATGCTGTTCATGCCGGTGCAGCTTTACACTGTTGGCCATCACCTTCTAATGCA GTTGCTGAAATCACTCGTATATTACGAAGTGGAGGTATCTTTGTAGGAACTACTTTTCTACGACCCACTTACACCAATTCCTCCATTCCTGCAATATTAAGGCCTTTCAGACAG TCTATTCTTCAAACCTCCAACTATCTGACAGAGAAGGAGATTGAAGACCTGTGCAGATCATGCGCCCTTATCAACTACACAAGCACAATTCAGCAATCATTCATCATGTTTTCCGCACAGAAGGCTTGA
- the LOC117924978 gene encoding uncharacterized protein LOC117924978 has translation MSIMLYLRSYSAFLLLLPFCIFIASTSFTFSHGSSQLHHPQPLRVQEVFGGRVNGGLVPWKTGRSLAEGSGDNSSLILAAKRTHRKDPSDGFSYYTGGWNISNGHYWASVSYTAVPFFVLGGIWFVLFGLCLSLICLCYCCCRREPYGYSRTAYALSLILLILFTIAAIIGCVVLYTGQGKFHGSTTNTLGYVVDQAETTSENLKNVSEYLSAAKRIGIGSSFLPANVQTNIDHAEAKINASATTLDTKTQKNSKDIQDLLDAVRLALIVLAAVMLLLVFLGFLFSILGLQCLVYFLVIIGWILVTSTFILCGIFLLLHNVVADTCVAMDEWVQNPTARTALDDILPCVDNATAQETLLRTKDVTYQLVTVVNTVITNVSNINFAPNFVPMYFNQSGPLVPVLCNPFNADLTARQCSAGEVDLNNATQVWSNYVCQVSASGICTTPGRLTPSYYNQMAAAVNVSYGLYHYGPYLVDLQDCTFVRQTFTVISDDHCPELRKYSKWIYTGLVMVSVAVMMSLIFWVIYARERRHRVYTKTHMPRNYGAPYEEKAP, from the exons ATGAGCATTATGCTATATCTGAGATCTTACTctgcttttcttcttcttcttcccttttgtaTTTTCATAGCTTCTACTTCCTTCACATTCTCCCATGGAAGTTCTCAACTGCACCATCCCCAGCCTTTACGTGTTCAAg AGGTGTTTGGAGGGCGGGTAAATGGTGGGTTGGTTCCATGGAAGACAGGGAGGTCTCTTGCAGAAGGGAGCGGGGACAACTCGTCTCTGATACTGGCTGCCAAAAGAACTCACAGGAAAGACCCTTCCGATGGGTTCAGCTACTACACTGGTGGGTGGAATATCAGTAATGGCCATTACTGGGCT TCTGTGAGTTACACTGCAGTGCCCTTTTTCGTCCTTGGTGGAATCTGGTTTGTGCTCTTTGGGCTATGCTTGTCCCTCATCTGTCTCTGTTATTGCTGTTGTAGACGAGAACCTTATGGCTATTCTCGAACGGCCTATGCACTCTCTCTTATTTTGCTCATACTTTTCACCATTGCTGCCAT AATTGGATGTGTTGTTCTGTACACTGGTCAGGGAAAGTTTCATGGCAGTACAACAAACACACTGGGATATGTGGTGGATCAGGCAGAAACAACTTCTGAAAACCTTAAGAATGTCTCAGAATATCTCTCTGCAGCTAAGCGAATTGGAATAGGTTCTAGTTTTCTACCTGCAAATGTCCAGACCAACATTGATCATGCTGAAGCAAAGATTAATGCTTCTGCTACCACTCTTGACACTAAGACTCAAAAGAACTCAAAAGACATACAGGATCTCTTGGATGCTGT GAGGTTGGCTCTTATTGTTCTTGCCGCTGTCATGCTTCTTTTGGTATTTCTTGGGTTTT TATTTTCCATTCTGGGATTGCAGTGTCTTGTATACTT TTTAGTGATCATTGGGTGGATTCTTGTTACGAGCACATTTATTTTGTGTGGCATATTTCTCCTCCTCCACAA TGTGGTGGCAGACACATGTGTTGCAATGGATGAATGGGTACAGAACCCCACTGCCCGTACAGCTTTAGATGATATATTGCCATGTGTGGACAATGCAACTGCTCAGGAAACCTTGTTGCGAACTAAGGATGTTACCTACCAACTTGTCACCGTGGTTAATACTGTCATCACCAATGTCAGCAATATTAACTTTGCACCCAACTTTGTTCCTATGTATTTCAATCAATCTGGTCCATTGGTTCCAGTTCTCTGCAACCCATTTAATGCTGATCTCACAGCTAGGCAATGTTCAGCTGGTGAAGTGGACTTGAACAATGCAACACAG GTGTGGAGCAACTATGTCTGTCAGGTATCTGCATCTGGAATATGTACGACTCCTGGTCGACTGACCCCCTCCTACTATAATCAAATGGCGGCTGCAGTGAACGTCAGCTATGGTTTGTATCATTATGGTCCGTACTTGGTTGATCTCCAAGACTGCACTTTTGTGAGGCAAACATTCACTGTTATCAGTGATGATCATTGTCCTGAGTTGCGGAAATATAGTAAATGGATATACACTGGGTTAGTAATGGTATCTGTTGCTGTAATGATGTCATTAATCTTCTGGGTAATCTATGCAAGAGAGCGACGACATCGTGTCTATACCAAGACGCATATGCCTAGAAACTACGGAGCTCCATATGAAGAGAAGGCTCCATAG
- the LOC117924497 gene encoding uncharacterized methyltransferase At2g41040, chloroplastic-like, translated as MATASSSLHQPIFPQYPSLSRSSRFHPPLRFSSLRFPSRIRASSAVALEPESSTQLNNGLEFDLFSCPVCYEPLIRKGPPGLNLPAIYRSGFKCRSCNKSYSSKDMYLDLTITAGSKDYNELQPNRTELFRSPLVSFLYERGWRQNFNRSGFPGRDEEFKMAQEYFKPVIGGLLVDVSCGSGLFSRKFAESGTYSGVVALDFSENMLRQCYDFIKKENPDLASTNLALVRADVSRLPFSTGSVDAVHAGAALHCWPSPSNAVAEITRILRSGGIFVGTTFLRPSFGNSSITSILRPLRQWERSLQNYNNLTEKEIEDLCTSCGLINYRSKVQRSFIMFSAQKA; from the exons ATGGCGACGGCTTCTTCCTCCCTTCACCAACCCATATTCCCACAATATCCTTCTCTTTCTCGCAGTTCTCGATTCCACCCTCCCCTCCGTTTTTCCTCTCTTCGCTTTCCCTCCAGAATTCGTGCTAGCTCAGCAGTCGCTCTTGAACCG GAATCAAGCACTCAGCTGAATAATGGTTTGGAATTTGACTTGTTTTCATGCCCAGTATGTTATGAACCTCTAATAAGAAAAGGTCCTCCGGGTCTTAACTT GCCAGCCATCTACAGATCTGGTTTCAAATGTAGGAGTTGCAATAAGTCATACTccagcaaagacatgtatctggATCTCACTATTACTGCTGGATCAAAGGACTATAATGAACTTCAACCAAATAGAACTGAGCTATTCCG GAGTCCACTTGTTTCATTTTTGTATGAAAGAGGCTGGCGTCAAAATTTTAACCGGAGTGGTTTCCCTGGTCGTGATGAAGAG TTCAAAATGGCTCAAGAGTACTTTAAACCTGTCATCGGTGGTCTTCTGGTAGATGTCAGCTGCGGGAGTGGTTTATTTTCTCGAAAATTTGCAGAATCTGGGACCTATTCTGGAGTCGTTGCGCTTGATTTTTCTGAAAATATGCTTCGCCAATGTTATGATTtcatcaaaaaagaaaatcctgATTTAGCCTCCAC GAATCTTGCACTTGTAAGGGCAGACGTTTCTAGACTCCCCTTTTCAACAGGTTCAGTTGATGCTGTTCATGCTGGTGCAGCCTTACATTGCTGGCCATCTCCTTCAAATGCA GTTGCTGAAATCACTCGTATACTGCGGAGTGGTGGTATCTTTGTAGGAACCACCTTTCTTCGACCCAGCTTTGGCAACTCATCCATTACTTCAATATTAAGACCCTTAAGACAG TGGGAGAGGAGTCTGCAAAACTACAACAATCTGACTGAGAAGGAGATTGAAGACTTATGCACATCATGTGGGCTTATCAACTACAGAAGCAAGGTGCAGCGATCATTCATCATGTTTTCTGCGCAGAAGGCTTGA
- the LOC117924689 gene encoding protein CHLORORESPIRATORY REDUCTION 6, chloroplastic: protein MATIKPLLPLSPSLKQAIPSPSPWISYKPTFDSTVSLSMSHLNRLPRLVAVSVAFNPSGNFDLSIYDDEDDSTKVSPPMPPTEGRIEVVIDNDVIRRLDLSPFHTATGITSPSSAEPKEFLERTIGFTINYTREDPHDPRELSEFPDIRLWFVRLDATYPWLPVVLDWRAGELARYTAMLVPHQMNMRMGVVFNPEALELFIMKKVFVVYSWLKQHKIPKPRLKTSDMARMLGFGIGDELFDLIDQDPLAPS from the exons ATGGCTACCATCAAGCCATTACTTCCACTTTCTCCTTCCTTGAAGCAGGCCATTCCCTCTCCCTCTCCATGGATTTCCTACAAACCCACCTTTGATTCCACGGTTTCTCTTTCCATGTCACACTTGAATCGCCTTCCACGACTAGTCGCTGTCTCTGTGGCCTTCAACCCTTCTGGGAATTTTGACCTCTCTATATATGACGATGAAGATG ATTCAACTAAAGTTTCCCCACCAATGCCTCCCACAGAAGGTCGGATTGAAGTTGTTATTGATAATGATGTTATTCGCCGTCTTGACTTGTCCCCATTCCACACTGCAACTGGAATTACTTCACCTTCATCTG CTGAACCAAAGGAGTTTCTTGAACGTACAATTGGGTTTACCATTAACTATACAAGAGAAGATCCACATGATCCTCGAGAATTATCGGAGTTCCCTGACATTCGACTCTGGTTTGTGAGGCTTGATGCTACTTATCCATGGCTACCTGTAGTGTTGGATTGGCGAGCTGGAGAGCTTGCTCGTTATACAGCCATGTTGGTTCCTCACCAG ATGAATATGAGGATGGGGGTCGTCTTTAATCCAGAGGCACTGGAGCTGTTCATAATGAAGAAGGTTTTTGTTGTTTACTCTTGGTTGAAGCAACATAAAATTCCAAAGCCTAGATTGAAGACAAGTGACATGGCCCGGATGCTTGGTTTTGGGATTGGAGATGAATTGTTCGACTTGATTGATCAAGACCCACTTGCTCCATCATAA